The segment CTGATGCTCTACGTTGTGTTCGTCGAACGCGGTTTGCGGATCGCCCTCGGCGTTCGTGACGGTTTCGGCAAGCTGCTCGCGGCAGGCATCTGCTTCACGATCGGCCTGCAGTGCTTCATTGTGGTCGGCGGCGTCACCCGGCTGATCCCGCTCACCGGTCTGACCACGCCGTTCCTCGCCGCCGGCGGATCGTCGCTGTTGGCCAACTGGATCATCGTCGGCCTGCTGCTGAGGATCTCGGACAACGCTCGCCGTCCAGCGGCGGAGTTCGAGACCGGTGTGCTGCGAGTCATCCCGGATGAGGAACGCCGTGCCGCGGCAAACCTGGAGGACGATACCGCGCTGAACGACGGCGACACCGATCCCAGGCGCCGCGAGGAATTCAGCGATGCGGAACTGGCCGGCTACCAGCACAAGGCAGCACGTTCGCAGGGCGGCCGCACACAGGGTGTGGCCAGGCCGAATCGTCGGGGCGGCAGCTCCGACGATCTACCAACGTCAGGCGGTGAACGTCCTTGAATAAGCCATTACGTCATCTCGCCGTGGTGACGTTCGTCCTGTTTACCCTGCTGCTGGCGTCGACGACGTACACCCAGTTCATCACCGCTGACGACCTGCGCAGCAACTCATTCAATTCCCGCACCCTCTACGAGGAGCTGGGACGGGACCGCGGACCGATCCTGGTCGATGGCGAGCCAATCGTGCAGTCCGTCGCCAGCGACGACAACTACAAGTACCTGCGCACCTATGGCGGCAAGGGCATCGACCCCGAGATGTACTCGGCGATCACCGGGTACTACTCGATCCTGCAGGGGGCGACCGGCCTGGAAAAGGCCGAGAACGACTTGCTGGCCGGCACCGACGACGCGCTGTTCTACCAAACGATGTCAGACCTGTTCACCGGCGAACAGCCGGCTGGCGCGGCGGTCGAACTGACCATCAACGCCAAGGCGCAGAAAGCGGCCTGGGACGCCCTCGGCGGTCAGAAGGGCGCAGCGGTCGCCATTGATCCTTCGACCGGGCAGATCCTGGCAATGGTCTCCAAGCCCGGCTTCGATCCGAACAAGATCGCGACCCATAACGGCGAGGACTCCAAGGCTGCCTACGAGGCGCTGAGCACCGACGAGGACAAGCCGTACTTCAACCGCGCCATCGCCGGCAACCTGTATCCGCCGGGTTCGACATTCAAGCTTGTCACCGCTGCCACCGCGCTGGAGTCAGGTGACTTCAACACGAATTCCGAGCTGAACGGGTCCGCCGCCCTGGACCTGCCGCAAACGACCTCGGTGATCCGGAACTCCAACAAACGGGCCTGCGGGCCCAACGATAAGGTCTCGATGATGCAGGCACTCACTATCTCCTGCAACACCGCGTTCGCCCAGCTCGGCAT is part of the Saxibacter everestensis genome and harbors:
- a CDS encoding peptidoglycan D,D-transpeptidase FtsI family protein produces the protein MNKPLRHLAVVTFVLFTLLLASTTYTQFITADDLRSNSFNSRTLYEELGRDRGPILVDGEPIVQSVASDDNYKYLRTYGGKGIDPEMYSAITGYYSILQGATGLEKAENDLLAGTDDALFYQTMSDLFTGEQPAGAAVELTINAKAQKAAWDALGGQKGAAVAIDPSTGQILAMVSKPGFDPNKIATHNGEDSKAAYEALSTDEDKPYFNRAIAGNLYPPGSTFKLVTAATALESGDFNTNSELNGSAALDLPQTTSVIRNSNKRACGPNDKVSMMQALTISCNTAFAQLGMDVGADKLREQAQKFGFETDLDIPLNVSESTFPDDPNAPQTAQSAIGQFDVRATPLQIAMVSAAIANNGTLMKPNLVKQVTTQKSLSVIEKPSASELSKPISEDTAAQLTEMMQSVVNSGTGRSAKIPGIDVAGKTGTSQNVEGAAPHAWFTSFAPANDPKVAVAVVVESGGNAGSDASGAQVAGPVATAITKAVLNK